One Streptomyces sp. NBC_01237 genomic region harbors:
- a CDS encoding aspartate aminotransferase family protein — protein sequence MTGLHERHLAVSPDWLALYYRRPLELTHGEGRHVRDADGNRYLDFFGGILTTMTAHALPEVTKAVAEQAARMIHSSTLYLNRPMVELAERVATLSGIPDARVFFTTSGTEANDTALLLATAYRRSNQVLAMRNSYHGRSFSAVSITGNHAWSPTSLSPLQTLYVHGGVRSRGPYAELSDARFIKACVADLEDLLGHTREAAALIAEPIQGVGGFTSPPDGLFAAFREVLDRHGILWISDEVQTGWGRTGDHFWGWQAHGEHGPPDILTFAKGIGNGMSIGGVVARAEVMNCLDSNSISTFGGSPVTMAAGLANLSYLLEHDLQGNARRVGGLLIERLRAIGARSSCVREVRGRGLMIGIELVKPGTDEAHPEAAAAVLEAAREGGLLLGKGGGHSTSVLRIAPPLSLTVAEAEEGAAILADALHAAV from the coding sequence GTGACCGGACTGCACGAGCGGCATCTGGCGGTCAGTCCGGACTGGCTGGCGCTCTACTACCGGCGGCCCCTGGAGCTCACCCATGGCGAGGGCCGTCATGTCCGGGACGCCGACGGCAACCGGTATCTCGACTTCTTCGGCGGCATCCTCACCACCATGACCGCCCATGCCCTGCCCGAGGTCACCAAGGCGGTGGCCGAGCAGGCCGCGCGCATGATCCACTCCTCGACGCTCTATCTCAACCGGCCGATGGTGGAGCTCGCCGAGCGTGTCGCCACGCTCTCCGGCATCCCCGACGCCCGGGTCTTCTTCACCACGTCGGGCACCGAGGCCAACGACACCGCGCTGCTGCTCGCCACCGCGTACCGCCGGTCCAACCAGGTCCTCGCGATGCGCAACAGCTACCACGGACGGTCGTTCTCGGCGGTCTCCATCACGGGCAACCACGCCTGGTCGCCCACGAGTCTGTCACCGCTGCAGACCCTGTACGTCCACGGTGGCGTCCGCAGCCGCGGTCCGTACGCCGAACTGAGCGACGCGCGGTTCATCAAGGCGTGCGTCGCCGATCTGGAGGACCTGCTCGGGCACACCCGGGAGGCCGCCGCGCTGATCGCCGAACCCATCCAGGGCGTCGGCGGCTTCACCTCACCGCCCGACGGGCTGTTCGCGGCGTTCCGTGAAGTCCTCGACCGGCACGGCATCCTGTGGATCTCCGACGAGGTGCAGACCGGGTGGGGGCGTACCGGCGACCACTTCTGGGGCTGGCAGGCGCACGGCGAGCACGGGCCGCCGGACATCCTCACCTTCGCCAAGGGAATCGGCAACGGCATGTCCATCGGCGGGGTCGTGGCCCGCGCCGAGGTCATGAACTGCCTGGACTCCAACTCCATTTCGACGTTCGGCGGCTCCCCGGTCACCATGGCCGCCGGGCTCGCCAACCTCTCGTACCTCCTGGAACACGACCTCCAGGGCAACGCGCGCCGGGTCGGCGGACTGCTCATCGAACGCCTCCGGGCGATCGGCGCGCGTTCGTCGTGCGTACGGGAAGTGCGCGGCCGGGGACTCATGATCGGCATCGAACTGGTGAAGCCCGGCACGGACGAGGCGCACCCGGAGGCCGCGGCGGCCGTCCTGGAGGCGGCCCGCGAAGGCGGACTGCTCCTCGGGAAGGGCGGCGGCCACAGCACCAGCGTGCTGAGGATCGCGCCGCCGCTGTCGCTGACGGTCGCCGAGGCGGAGGAGGGCGCCGCGATCCTGGCGGACGCCCTGCACGCGGCGGTCTGA
- a CDS encoding alkaline phosphatase family protein encodes MRISRSARTALAAATVAAVALPLVTTAAHAEGYGAAPAAAPYAGLPSGTKQAKTLVIGVDGASIDTFARAAVPNLDKLMSGGLTARSNLFANPMAPTVSGAGWSSIATGVWPDKHNVKDNNFTAPNYGQYPDYATRLENADPATSTLVVGTWNPIPEIVFGARTDLRLAGGNDAGTTAKAEDYLAHGNPDSTFVHLDEVDGAGHSSGTSSDAYLKALGVADAQIGRLLNAVTSRPTYAKEDWLVVVTADHGHTPTGGHGGNSPGERGTFVIARGKGIQPGSVRHDVKITDIAPTVLRHEGVATDPAWNLDGTALTALKPDAFDALRGSLRAPVDETRLPAGTRGWTNTAPEGWSIDNSRMPAGGVTEWRGWSFATDEFWTNAELGQGRETNVRARDVFAVADSDEWDDKAHDAGQFDSTLVGPAYRLNGAATANVSYATNYRIDGPQTGDVYVSYDGGAPQLVKSYRANANTVERLKLDVPAGASTARLSFRYTGTNSAFWTVDQVAFGQPNPPSQLAVSRLTADTKLLGRPGSAAPWTVVAKGAVKTADGRPVRGAKVTAELVSGDKVRKLTGSTGKDGSFRFRTTVGRGQAGATLTVTNVRSGKLAYYGELDPVRSLDLTRPTGHRG; translated from the coding sequence GTGCGCATATCGCGCTCCGCACGTACCGCACTGGCCGCTGCCACCGTCGCGGCCGTCGCCCTGCCCCTGGTCACCACAGCCGCCCACGCCGAGGGGTACGGGGCCGCGCCCGCCGCCGCCCCGTACGCCGGTCTGCCGTCCGGTACGAAGCAGGCGAAGACCCTCGTCATCGGTGTCGACGGCGCCTCGATCGACACCTTCGCCCGCGCAGCGGTACCCAACCTCGACAAGCTGATGTCGGGCGGGCTGACGGCACGCAGCAACCTCTTCGCCAACCCCATGGCCCCGACCGTCTCCGGCGCGGGCTGGTCCTCGATCGCCACGGGTGTCTGGCCCGACAAGCACAACGTGAAGGACAACAACTTCACCGCGCCCAACTACGGGCAGTACCCCGACTACGCGACCCGTCTGGAGAACGCCGACCCGGCGACGTCCACGCTGGTCGTCGGCACCTGGAACCCGATCCCCGAGATCGTCTTCGGTGCCAGGACCGACCTGCGCCTCGCGGGCGGCAATGACGCGGGCACCACCGCCAAGGCCGAGGACTACCTCGCGCACGGCAATCCCGACTCCACCTTCGTCCACCTCGACGAGGTCGACGGCGCCGGTCACAGCTCGGGGACATCGAGCGACGCGTACCTCAAGGCCCTCGGCGTCGCCGATGCCCAGATCGGCCGGCTGCTGAACGCCGTCACCTCCCGGCCGACGTACGCCAAGGAGGACTGGCTGGTCGTCGTCACCGCCGACCACGGTCACACCCCGACCGGCGGTCACGGCGGCAACTCCCCCGGTGAGCGCGGGACTTTCGTCATCGCCCGGGGCAAGGGCATCCAGCCCGGTTCGGTGCGTCACGACGTCAAGATCACCGACATCGCTCCCACCGTCCTGCGTCACGAGGGCGTCGCGACGGACCCCGCCTGGAACCTGGACGGCACCGCGCTCACCGCGCTGAAGCCGGACGCCTTCGACGCGCTGCGCGGTTCGCTGCGCGCCCCGGTCGACGAGACGAGGCTCCCGGCCGGCACCAGGGGCTGGACGAACACCGCGCCCGAGGGCTGGAGCATCGACAATTCGCGGATGCCGGCCGGCGGCGTCACCGAGTGGCGCGGCTGGTCCTTCGCGACGGACGAGTTCTGGACGAACGCCGAACTCGGACAGGGCCGCGAGACGAACGTCCGGGCCCGCGACGTCTTCGCGGTCGCCGACTCCGACGAGTGGGACGACAAGGCGCACGACGCCGGCCAGTTCGACTCGACCCTGGTCGGTCCCGCGTACCGGCTGAACGGTGCGGCGACGGCGAACGTCTCGTACGCCACGAACTACCGTATCGACGGACCGCAGACCGGCGATGTGTACGTCTCCTACGACGGCGGCGCCCCGCAGCTCGTGAAGTCCTACCGGGCGAACGCCAACACCGTCGAGCGCCTGAAGCTCGACGTCCCGGCCGGTGCGAGCACCGCGCGGCTGAGCTTCCGCTACACCGGCACGAACAGCGCGTTCTGGACCGTCGACCAGGTCGCCTTCGGTCAGCCCAACCCGCCGTCCCAGCTGGCGGTCTCGCGTCTGACGGCGGACACCAAGCTGCTCGGCAGGCCGGGTTCCGCCGCCCCCTGGACGGTCGTCGCCAAGGGTGCGGTCAAGACCGCCGACGGCAGGCCGGTGCGCGGGGCGAAGGTCACGGCGGAGCTGGTCTCCGGCGACAAGGTACGGAAGCTGACCGGCAGCACGGGCAAGGACGGCTCGTTCCGCTTCCGGACCACCGTGGGCCGGGGCCAGGCCGGGGCCACGCTGACGGTCACGAATGTGCGCTCCGGCAAGCTCGCCTACTACGGCGAGCTGGACCCGGTCCGCTCCCTGGACCTCACCCGCCCCACCGGTCACCGGGGCTGA
- the hydA gene encoding dihydropyrimidinase yields the protein MARTLITGGLVITASDELHVDVLVDGGRVVALATPGSHGWTADHVIDAAGKYVIPGGVDAHTHMEMPFGGTFASDTFETGTRAAAWGGTTTIIDFAIQSKGGSLRAGLDAWHEKADGKCAIDYGFHMIMSDVNESSLKEMDTLVSAGVTSFKLFTAYPGVFLSDDGQILRAMQRAGSNGALVMTHAENGLAIDVLVEQALARGERDPRYHGEVRKALLEAEATHRMIKLSQVAGSPLYVVHVSAREALAELARARDEGLPVFGETCPQYLFLSTDNLAEPEFEGAKYVCSTPLRPKEHQAALWRGLRTNDLQVVSTDHCPFCFKGQKEMGRGDFSKIPNGMPGVENRMDLLHQAVVDGHIGRRRWIEIACAAPARMFGLYPKKGTIAPGADADIVIYDPHAEQVISARTHHMNVDYSAYEGKRVTGRVETVLSRGVPVVDNRDYVGHAGHGTYVPRGIFREAN from the coding sequence ATGGCACGCACTCTGATCACCGGTGGCCTGGTCATCACTGCCTCCGACGAACTGCACGTCGACGTGCTCGTCGACGGTGGCCGCGTCGTGGCCCTCGCCACCCCCGGCAGTCACGGGTGGACGGCCGACCATGTCATCGACGCCGCGGGCAAGTACGTGATCCCGGGCGGGGTCGACGCGCACACGCACATGGAGATGCCGTTCGGTGGCACGTTCGCCTCCGACACCTTCGAGACCGGCACGCGGGCCGCGGCCTGGGGCGGCACGACGACCATCATCGATTTCGCGATCCAGTCCAAGGGCGGGTCCCTCCGTGCGGGGCTCGACGCATGGCATGAGAAAGCCGATGGAAAGTGCGCGATCGACTACGGGTTCCACATGATCATGTCCGATGTGAACGAGTCCTCGCTGAAGGAGATGGACACGCTCGTCTCGGCCGGGGTCACCTCGTTCAAGCTCTTCACCGCGTATCCGGGGGTGTTCCTCTCCGACGACGGCCAGATCCTCCGGGCCATGCAGCGCGCGGGCTCGAACGGCGCTCTGGTGATGACGCACGCGGAGAACGGCCTCGCCATCGACGTACTGGTCGAACAGGCGCTGGCACGCGGCGAGCGGGACCCTCGGTACCACGGTGAAGTCCGCAAGGCACTCCTGGAGGCGGAGGCCACGCATCGGATGATCAAGCTGAGCCAGGTGGCGGGCTCTCCCCTCTACGTGGTGCACGTCTCGGCGCGGGAAGCGCTGGCCGAGCTGGCACGGGCCCGGGACGAGGGCCTTCCCGTATTCGGTGAGACCTGTCCGCAGTACCTCTTCCTGTCGACCGACAACCTGGCGGAGCCCGAATTCGAAGGCGCCAAGTACGTCTGCTCCACACCGCTGCGCCCGAAGGAGCACCAGGCGGCCCTGTGGCGTGGACTGCGGACGAATGATCTGCAGGTGGTCTCCACGGACCACTGCCCGTTCTGCTTCAAGGGCCAGAAGGAGATGGGCCGGGGAGACTTCTCGAAGATCCCGAACGGTATGCCGGGTGTCGAGAACCGCATGGACCTGCTGCACCAGGCCGTTGTCGACGGGCACATCGGCCGTCGGCGCTGGATCGAGATCGCCTGCGCCGCGCCGGCCCGGATGTTCGGCCTGTATCCGAAGAAGGGCACGATCGCACCGGGAGCCGACGCCGACATCGTCATCTACGACCCGCACGCCGAGCAGGTCATCTCGGCCCGGACGCATCACATGAACGTCGACTACTCGGCCTATGAGGGCAAGCGCGTGACGGGGCGGGTGGAGACGGTGCTCTCCCGCGGTGTTCCGGTGGTCGACAACCGCGACTACGTGGGGCACGCGGGCCACGGGACCTATGTGCCGCGCGGCATCTTCCGGGAGGCGAACTGA